ATATTATGCTGAAAGGTTAAATCAATTTCCTCTAGCTATTATTGGCACGGCCCTGAGCACTGTACTACTTCCTACTTTATCTAAACAAGTGAGAGAGAAAAATCAAAAAGCAGCAACAAATACTCAAAACAAAGCTCTTGAAGTCGCCTTGTTTTTTACTCTTCCTTGCTCCTTTGCGCTGGCTCTAATTAGTGATACATTAGTTAGTTTTCTTTTTGAAAGAGGAAATTTTACTCCAGAAGGCAGCTATAAGGTAGCAAGAACCTTAAGTGCCCTAGCCCTAGGACTACCAGCTTTTGTAATGATCAAGATTTTTACTCCTCGTTATTTTGCTCAATATGACACCTCAACACCAGTAAAATTTTCTTTTGTATGTATCATACTCAATATCATTCTAGCCTTAACCCTAATTCCTTTTCTTTCTTATCTTGGAATTGCTATTGCAACTAGTTCTTCTGCCTGGATAAATGTTGCACTTCTCTATTATTTCCAACGCAAACGCAATATGTTTTTAATTGACAAAAAGCTACCCTCCCAAACTATTAAGATAATCTTCTCTTGCACTCTAATGATTTTTACTTTAATTTTATTTGAACATTTTATACTCAATTCTGCTACACATAATTATATTTGGTTATTATTTATTGGAGAAATTACCTTAGGAATGATCGTCTATTTTGTTAGTAGTTATTGTTTAAAAATTTTAGATTTAAGCTTTTTATTAAAGGTAAAAAAAACTGATGGATAATTTTCAAGCATATGTTCTTCTTTTTAATGACTGTTTTTTAACATCACTAATTCTTGTACCAAGATTACCTTACGCAATTGATGTCATGACAATGCTTGGAACATATAACCCCTATATAATATTTATTACAAGCTTTATAAGCAGTGTTATAGGTTTAATAGTAAACTGGGTCATTGGTCTATTCTTACGTAGATTAGAAACTCTAGAAAAATTCTCAGATAGAGTAGATAGTCTAAAAAAAGCAGAGAAATTCTTTAAAAATAAGGGCAAGTGGATTTTATTACTTTCAACTATTCCCTTCTGGGGAGCTTTGTTTACGGTAGCTGCTGGTGTTTTACGCCTAAATCTTGTTCAATTTATTATTTTAGCTTCTTTCAGTAAATTTATAGGACTGGCCATAAAAATATTTTTCTAAAATAATAGAGGTAAAATGATGACAATATTTAATATAAATATTTTATCTGGAATACTAAAACAACCTATATCTATTAGATATTCATCAAATAGATATGATGATCAATCTTATAAAGACAATGAATCACCATCATATGATGAAGCATATACTCCTCCAGTTGAAGAAGGCATCAACCAACAAGATCCAGCTTTTGATAGTCATTTAACAAAAATTTGTAATATTTTTTAATATTACAACAAATTTCTTATCCTATAGATAATATTATGTCTTCACTGTTCAAAACAAATAACAAATCAACCCCACTGGCAGATAATATACGACCAACTTCTATTGACAATGTATTTGGCCAAGATCATTTATTCACTGATAACTCACAAATCAAACAAATGATAAATACTTCCAATGTTCAGAATATAATCCTTTGGGGGCCTCCGGGAACTGGAAAAACTACTATTGCTCGAATCATAGCCCAACAATGCAAGTACCACACTGAATCAATATCTGCCGTGATAAATGCTACTAGCGATATAAAACAAATATTTAATAATGCCAAAAACAGAAAAGAGAAAGGTATTAATACTCTATTGATAGTGGATGAAATACATCACTTTAATAAAAGTCAGCAAGATATATTTCTTCCATTTTTAGAAGATGGAACCATAACCTTAATAGGAGCCACAACTGAAAATCCTTCTTTTGAATTAAATAATGCATTATTATCTAGGTGCATAGTACTAAACCTAAAACCCCTTAACAAAAAGTCTTTAATAGAAATAGCCAACAGAGCTGAATTACTTTCTCAAAAAAAACTTCCTTTAAAAGAAAAAGATCGTGATCAACTTTATGAATTAGTTGATGGAGATGGGCGTTACTTACTAAATATCTGCGAAGGATTATTCAATATTGAACATAACAGTGAAACTCCATTAGATTTAGCTTCAATATTGCAAATGAAAACAATATCTTATGATAAATCAAGGGATCAGCATTATAATATCATAAGTGCTTTACATAAAGCTATACGAGGATCTGATAGCGACGCCAGTCTATACTGGATAACTAGAATGCTAGAATCTGGAGAAAACCCTCATTACATACTTAGACGTTTAGTGAGAATTGCCTCTGAAGATATAGGCCTAGCAGATCCAAATGCATTAACCCAAGTATTATCTGCCAAAGAAGCATATGACTTCTTAGGCTCACCTGAAGGAGATTTAGCTATCATTCAAGCTGCCCTATATTTAGCCACTGCTCCTAAATCAAATGCCATTTACCTGGCACATAAACAAGTTATTGAAGATGTGAAAAAATATGGCTCTTTAATGCCTCCATATCATATTTTAAATGCTCCAACTAAATTAATGAAAGAACAGGGCTATGGAGCGGGTTATATTTACGATCACGATACCGAAGAATGCTTCTCAGGACAAAACTATTTCCCAGAAAAAATAGGAAGAAAAAAGTATTATAATCCTACTCAAAGAGGATTTGAAAAAGATCTTAACAAGAGGCTAGAGTATTGGAATAATTTAAGAAAAAAGAAAACCTAAAATATATTTACAAACTTTCTAATATAGTAAACTTTGAATTTCCATACACTCTCACATCAAGCTCTTTATAAAATTCAGAAGAGAAAGATAAGTCTTCAATCCTAGCCTGCTCCACCACCATAATAGCTCCCTTTTCCAACCAATCTCTATTTATAAGAGAGATAAGCGCTTTATCAGCTATCTTCTTAAAATATGGAGGATCAATAAATACTAAATTAAACTTATCCTTAGCTTTAGGAAGGTTTTCAGCCTTAATTCTAATCAGAGTAGACTTATCTTCTTCTTTTAAATAACAAATATTAGACCATGCTAGCTTTAGGTGCTCTGCACTGCCATCAATGAATGTTACCATTGACGCTCCCCTAGAGAGAGCTTCAATTCCTAATGCTCCCGTTCCACAACACAAATCAACAACTTTCGCTCCTTCAACAACACTATTACCATCTTCATTTAAGAATCTACCGCTTGATAAAATATCAAACAAAGAACTACGCATCTTAGAAGATGTAGGACGAATCCCCTTATCACTAGGAGAAAGAAGTGGACGACCTCTATGCTTACCTGCGATAACTCTCATTTCGCTTTACTAAATAAATTGAAAAAATTATCAGTAGTTTGTTTTTCTACTGTTCTATAATCTATTTGTTTTAACTCCGCTATAGTTTGAGCAACTCTTTTTACAAAAGATGGCTCATTAGTTTTTCCTCTATATGGCTCTGGTGCAAGATAAGGAGCATCTGTTTCCACCATTAATCTATCTAAGGGAACAAATCTTACTATATCTTTTAAAGCTATTGCCTTTTTAAAAGTTACTATTCCAGATATAGAAATATATAATCCCATATCCAAACATTTCTTAGCAAAGCTTAAATTATCCGAACTAAAGCAATGAATCAATCCAGTAAACTTATCTTGATGCTCTTTTAGCATTTCAATAGTTAAGTCATCCGCATCACGAGTATGAATAATTAAAGGCAAACCACTTAAGTGAGATGCTTCTATATGTCTATTAAAATAATCTTTTTGTTTTGCAATCGCACTATGTTCATAATATAAATCTAAGCCTGTTTCACCAATACCAATAACTTTAGGATGTTTTGTATATTCTAATAAGTCTTGTACTGTAGTTTCTGAATGAGTATCTACCTCATGTGGATGAATACCAATGGAAGCATAAATTTGTGGGTATTTTTCTATCAAAGTTTTTATTTTATAAAACTCACTAACTTTTGTTGAAATGGTCTGCATTAAAGTAACATTATTTTCTTTTGCTCTATTCAAGACTCCTTCAAAATCTTCATGAAATACGTCATAATCTAAGTGACAATGTGAATCAACTAGCATTTTGTGTCCTTTTAAAAATATTAGCTATTGTATTACTAAAGGGAATACTGAAACCTATCAATAGCCATTGTAACTGAGATAAATATATTGGTAAACTAGATAAAATTTGCAATCGGAAAGCTATTTTAATAGTAACAATGATTAGAAAACATAACATAGTAACTATAACTTTATTAGATTGAGTGTTTTGATCAAACATTCTAAAGGATATCATAAATCCAATTAAAGCATAATATGCTAACCATAAATGTGGTAATATTTGATTAAACACTAAATATATATATAACATCAAGAAACTTGCTAACCCAATACTTAAGTATAATATACTACGCTGAATCTTTTGCATGGTAAAATAATATACACTCAAGATAATAATTGCAAACAACACAGCACCTAATACATCATAATGATCATGAAATCCTGAATATATTAAACTCCATCCTATTCCAACTAGTAAGAAAATTATTACACTTCTCAAAAAATAACTCTTAAAGTTATAAGCCAACCAACCATATAAAATCACTGATGCCTGCATATGTCCGCTCGGGAAAGAAAACCCATAAGGAGAAGTTTTTTGGAAGCTAACTTTTAAAGCAAAGCTCAGTAACATACTTAGTAAAACTAAGCATGTTGCATGATAAAAAATATTACGATTAAACCAAATAAATCCAATAACTATCATTGGAATAATTATTGTCTCATGACTAAACTCAAGAAAAATTCTTACTATAAAATCAAGCATCAATTTAGTTTCATAATTTTATTTAAAATACTTTATCTGTAAATTATTCTCAATTCAATATAATATGAAGGTAATAAAAAAGATTATGGAGTCTAATCAATGAACATAATTAAAATTAATAAAATCTTATATCTAGAAAATTTTTATTTTAAGGATCCATATAATAATATCGATTTTTTAAACAAAAAAGCCACCTTAAGCAAAGACCTTGATGAGCGATTATCTCTATTAATCCTAGCTACCGAAAAGATAGAAAAATTCCATAGTTATTTTCACTTTGAACAATCTTATTTTAATTTACAATTAGCTATTCATTTTATAAAAGAGAACAAAATATCTGAAGCTAATAAACAATTAGAACTTGCTATCTTCCAGGATCATGTAAACGAACAAGCCATTGCATTACTTAATAAAAAAGAATCTTATAGTAATTATAAAAGACAATATGATAATTTTTCTGATTATTTATATTTTGCTACAGATGAAAAAGGAAATGCTACGAGTAAAAACAGCTATTGGGATGATTATTTGAAATACCAACAAAATCCTAGAAGCGAAATCTTAGAAACTATAATTTCTAAAATTCGCCATAACCATCTTGAATATCATAAAGAAGCTGCAAAACTTTATCTCAACCGGGCTATTACATTTCATAATCTTGGACAAAAAGATTTATTTAAGAATGATTTGATAAAAGCAAATAACCTAGATACGGAACTTAAAGACAGAGACTATTATAATATGGTGGAGATGAGCGGAATCGAACCGCTGACAACATGCGTGCAAGGCAAGCGCTCTACCAACTGAGCTACATCCCCATATTTGTCTAACAAGACATAATTATTTATACATTATTTTGATTCTCGGTCAATATAAATATGCATAATTGAGAAAAATTATTACTTCTTTTTTCTAAATTGCAAGTTAAGCTCTCTTAGCTGCTTATCGTCCACTTCTGCCGGAGCATTCATTAATAAATCATGTCCTTGTTGATTCATTGGGAAAGATATAACTTCACGAATATTCTTCTCATCAGCTAATAACATAACTATTCTATCAACTCCAGGAGCAATTCCACCATGTGGAGGAGCACCATATTTAAATGCGGTAATTAAACTACGAAACTTATCATCGACAAATTCTTTACTATAACCTAATTTTCCAAAAGCTTTATACATTATTTCTGGTTTATGGTTACGAATGGCACCACTAGAAAGCTCAACACCATTACAAACAATATCATATTGGAATGCCTTGATAAGCATCAATTCTTCTTTTGTTGCAGCATTGGCTAATGCTTCTAATCCACCTTGAGGCATAGAGAAGGGATTATGACCAAAATCTAACTTATCTTCTTCTTCATTCCATTCATAAAATGGGAAATCCACAATCCAACAGAATTCAAATCTATTATGATCTATTAAGTCTAATTCCTCTCCTAGTTTTACTCTCACTTGTCCTGCAAGCTGCACAGCCTTCTTTTCTATATCAGAAGAGAAAAACACTGAATCACCATCACCGATTCCTGCGACCTTCTTTAAAGTTTCTAGCTGAGCTTCATCTAAAAACTTTGCTATAGGCCCCTTGGCAACTCCATCTTTAGTAAAAGTAATATATCCTAATCCTGCTGCTCCATGCTCTTGAGCAAAAGCTATCATCTTATCAAAGAAACTACGAGGAAGTTCAGCAGTATTTGGAGCTGGAATCGCCCTTACTATAGCACCTTTCTTAATATTCTCACGAAATATAGAGAATTTAGAATCACGGAAAATTTCTGTGACTTCAGAAATAATTAGAGGATTTCTTAAATCCGGCTTATCACTACCATATTTTAACATGGCATCATGATGAGTAATATGGGGAAACGGAGAATCAGTTACCTTTTTATTTGAAAACTCTGTAAAGATAGAACGCATAACCGGCTCAATAGCAGCGAATACATCTTCTTGAGTTACAAAAGACATTTCAACATCTAATTGATAAAATTCACCTGGTGAACGATCAGCCCTAGCATCTTCATCACGAAAACATGGCGCAATTTGGAAATAACGATCAAAACCAGAAGTCATTAATAACTGCTTGAATTGTTGAGGAGCCTGTGGCAAAGCATAAAATTTCCCTGGATTCATTCTACTAGGAACTAAAAAGTCTCTAGCTCCTTCAGGAGAAGTTGCCGTTAAAATAGGGGTTTGAAACTCCATAAATCCTTGCGCTGACATCTTCTCTCTAATAGCAGATATAACTTTAGATCTTAAAACTATATTATTATGTAGTTTTTCTTTACGCAGATCTAAAAAACGATATTTTAAACGAGTTTCTTCTGGAAAATCTTTATCTGTATTTACCTGAATCGGCAACATATCTGCATCAGATTCTAAGTGGAATGTTTGAATTCTAACTTCGATATCACCAGTAGACAGATGCTCATTTCTTGCCTCTTCCGCTCTTGCTACAACTTCCCCAGTAATGGTAACCACTGACTCATAATGCAAATGAGCTATTTGATTTGTAAGTTTCTCATTACTATCTATCACACATTGTGTTAAACCGTAATGATCCCTAAGATCAATAAAAGCTAGTCCTCCATGGTCACGACGGCGATGAACCCAACCTGATAATTTTACTTCTAAACCAATATGAGAAGAGTTTAATTCTCCACAAGTATGAGTACGATATTTATGCATTTTTTAACTCGTAA
The sequence above is a segment of the Rickettsiales bacterium genome. Coding sequences within it:
- a CDS encoding TatD family hydrolase; this encodes MLVDSHCHLDYDVFHEDFEGVLNRAKENNVTLMQTISTKVSEFYKIKTLIEKYPQIYASIGIHPHEVDTHSETTVQDLLEYTKHPKVIGIGETGLDLYYEHSAIAKQKDYFNRHIEASHLSGLPLIIHTRDADDLTIEMLKEHQDKFTGLIHCFSSDNLSFAKKCLDMGLYISISGIVTFKKAIALKDIVRFVPLDRLMVETDAPYLAPEPYRGKTNEPSFVKRVAQTIAELKQIDYRTVEKQTTDNFFNLFSKAK
- the aspS gene encoding aspartate--tRNA ligase — its product is MHKYRTHTCGELNSSHIGLEVKLSGWVHRRRDHGGLAFIDLRDHYGLTQCVIDSNEKLTNQIAHLHYESVVTITGEVVARAEEARNEHLSTGDIEVRIQTFHLESDADMLPIQVNTDKDFPEETRLKYRFLDLRKEKLHNNIVLRSKVISAIREKMSAQGFMEFQTPILTATSPEGARDFLVPSRMNPGKFYALPQAPQQFKQLLMTSGFDRYFQIAPCFRDEDARADRSPGEFYQLDVEMSFVTQEDVFAAIEPVMRSIFTEFSNKKVTDSPFPHITHHDAMLKYGSDKPDLRNPLIISEVTEIFRDSKFSIFRENIKKGAIVRAIPAPNTAELPRSFFDKMIAFAQEHGAAGLGYITFTKDGVAKGPIAKFLDEAQLETLKKVAGIGDGDSVFFSSDIEKKAVQLAGQVRVKLGEELDLIDHNRFEFCWIVDFPFYEWNEEEDKLDFGHNPFSMPQGGLEALANAATKEELMLIKAFQYDIVCNGVELSSGAIRNHKPEIMYKAFGKLGYSKEFVDDKFRSLITAFKYGAPPHGGIAPGVDRIVMLLADEKNIREVISFPMNQQGHDLLMNAPAEVDDKQLRELNLQFRKKK
- a CDS encoding replication-associated recombination protein A; translation: MSSLFKTNNKSTPLADNIRPTSIDNVFGQDHLFTDNSQIKQMINTSNVQNIILWGPPGTGKTTIARIIAQQCKYHTESISAVINATSDIKQIFNNAKNRKEKGINTLLIVDEIHHFNKSQQDIFLPFLEDGTITLIGATTENPSFELNNALLSRCIVLNLKPLNKKSLIEIANRAELLSQKKLPLKEKDRDQLYELVDGDGRYLLNICEGLFNIEHNSETPLDLASILQMKTISYDKSRDQHYNIISALHKAIRGSDSDASLYWITRMLESGENPHYILRRLVRIASEDIGLADPNALTQVLSAKEAYDFLGSPEGDLAIIQAALYLATAPKSNAIYLAHKQVIEDVKKYGSLMPPYHILNAPTKLMKEQGYGAGYIYDHDTEECFSGQNYFPEKIGRKKYYNPTQRGFEKDLNKRLEYWNNLRKKKT
- a CDS encoding phosphatase PAP2 family protein; translated protein: MLDFIVRIFLEFSHETIIIPMIVIGFIWFNRNIFYHATCLVLLSMLLSFALKVSFQKTSPYGFSFPSGHMQASVILYGWLAYNFKSYFLRSVIIFLLVGIGWSLIYSGFHDHYDVLGAVLFAIIILSVYYFTMQKIQRSILYLSIGLASFLMLYIYLVFNQILPHLWLAYYALIGFMISFRMFDQNTQSNKVIVTMLCFLIIVTIKIAFRLQILSSLPIYLSQLQWLLIGFSIPFSNTIANIFKRTQNAS
- a CDS encoding VTT domain-containing protein, whose amino-acid sequence is MDNFQAYVLLFNDCFLTSLILVPRLPYAIDVMTMLGTYNPYIIFITSFISSVIGLIVNWVIGLFLRRLETLEKFSDRVDSLKKAEKFFKNKGKWILLLSTIPFWGALFTVAAGVLRLNLVQFIILASFSKFIGLAIKIFF
- the rsmD gene encoding 16S rRNA (guanine(966)-N(2))-methyltransferase RsmD gives rise to the protein MRVIAGKHRGRPLLSPSDKGIRPTSSKMRSSLFDILSSGRFLNEDGNSVVEGAKVVDLCCGTGALGIEALSRGASMVTFIDGSAEHLKLAWSNICYLKEEDKSTLIRIKAENLPKAKDKFNLVFIDPPYFKKIADKALISLINRDWLEKGAIMVVEQARIEDLSFSSEFYKELDVRVYGNSKFTILESL
- a CDS encoding polysaccharide biosynthesis C-terminal domain-containing protein; the encoded protein is YYAERLNQFPLAIIGTALSTVLLPTLSKQVREKNQKAATNTQNKALEVALFFTLPCSFALALISDTLVSFLFERGNFTPEGSYKVARTLSALALGLPAFVMIKIFTPRYFAQYDTSTPVKFSFVCIILNIILALTLIPFLSYLGIAIATSSSAWINVALLYYFQRKRNMFLIDKKLPSQTIKIIFSCTLMIFTLILFEHFILNSATHNYIWLLFIGEITLGMIVYFVSSYCLKILDLSFLLKVKKTDG